A window from Thunnus albacares chromosome 19, fThuAlb1.1, whole genome shotgun sequence encodes these proteins:
- the hax1 gene encoding HCLS1-associated protein X-1, with protein sequence MSVFDLFRGFFGVPGGHYRGRRDPFFDAMTHDDDEDDDDDEDGFDYDGFRGDQQDPFDSTWRFGFSFGPDGMRIQEPPAFGHVLREMEEIFSQLGRWDRQQESGYFDVPSIMPPPTPPPPPQDRPEKGGGNPLRDFMLKSPHSDQPGPQTGPSREPRNDGCPSYESPEFPSSPFHGWTPFSKFNDIWRRESQKPPEDERKEDRDLDSAVSSGGLDQILSPPAGQAPSQPRTRSFFQSVTVTKVVKPDGSVEERRTVRDGQGNEETTVTRSGPTSLNGANHQPEPILPGDQRPFLDMRDDDSLFSKFFGGFK encoded by the exons GGACCCCTTCTTCGATGCCATGACCCATGATGACGacgaggatgatgatgatgatgaggatggaTTTGACTATGATGGCTTTCGGGGGGATCAGCAGGACCCCTTTGACAGCACCTGGAGATTTGGCTTCAGCTTCGGCCCCGATGGGATGAGGATCCAGGAGCCTCCGGCGTTTGGCCACGTTCTcagggagatggaggagataTTCTCCCAGCTGGGCCGCTGGGACAGACAGCAAGAGTCTGGATACTTTG ATGTTCCCAGTATCATgccaccaccaacaccaccaccaccacctcagGACAGACCAGAGAAAGGTGGAGGGAACCCCCTGCGAGACTTTATGCTGAAATCCCCTCACAGCGACCAGCCAGGGCCCCAAACAGGGCCGTCTAGAGAGCCCAGAAATGATGGCTGCCCTTCTTATGAGTCACCAGAGTTCCCCAGCTCACCGTTTCATGGCTGGACCCCTTTTTCAAAG TTTAATGATATTTGGAGACGAGAGTCACAGAAACCTCCAGAGGACGAGCGCAAAGAAGACAGAG ATCTGGACTCAGCAGTGTCTTCTGGTGGTTTGGATCAGATTCTGTCGCCACCTGCTGGCCAGGCACCGAGCCAGCCCAGGACCCGATCCTTCTTCCAGTCAGTCACTGTCACTAAGGTGGTGAAACCTGACGGG TCTGTAGAAGAGAGGCGCACAGTCAGAGACGGCCAAGGCAACGAGGAGACAACAGTGACCCGTTCAGGTCCTACGAGCCTGAATGGAGCAAACCATCAACCTGAGCCTATCCTACCAG GTGATCAACGCCCCTTTTTGGACATGCGGGATGATGACTCATTATTCTCCAAGTTCTTCGGAGGGTTTAAATAA